A region from the Pseudonocardia petroleophila genome encodes:
- a CDS encoding ABC transporter ATP-binding protein, whose amino-acid sequence MDLPLTGLREVTVALGDGPPVLRDVTLLAGPGEVLAVLGPSGSGKTTVLRAVAGLERVRRGRVLVAGRDVTAVPTAQRRIAMVFQETALLPVLDVAAHLGRSAPGGERHEQVGRLGLRGLLPRMARTLSPGEGGRVGVGRALVRDPDAFLFDEPLAHLDPVERTRIRRVIAAAVARAGVAALYVTHDRTEAMAVADRLAVLRDGEVVQTDTPTRVYDRPVDVFVADVVAESGIGLLPARVVVADERAGFAVGARTLPLWAPPSAGLVPGRRVVLGLRAEVVGVAGPGADPGSVRLPVTVGRVEHTGHRATVVGEVAVPGDADGARLVARTAEPPRTGERVEFVVDARRAHVFDAVTGRALLHPGVTRGTGPHQK is encoded by the coding sequence GTGGACCTGCCGCTCACCGGCCTGCGCGAGGTCACGGTCGCCCTCGGCGACGGGCCCCCGGTGCTGCGCGACGTCACGCTGCTGGCCGGGCCCGGCGAGGTGCTGGCGGTGCTGGGGCCGTCGGGGTCGGGGAAGACGACGGTGCTGCGCGCCGTCGCCGGTCTGGAACGGGTGCGGCGGGGCCGGGTGCTGGTGGCCGGGCGCGACGTCACCGCGGTCCCGACGGCGCAGCGCCGGATCGCGATGGTCTTCCAGGAGACGGCGCTGCTGCCCGTCCTCGACGTCGCCGCCCACCTGGGCCGGTCCGCGCCGGGCGGCGAGCGCCACGAGCAGGTGGGCCGCCTCGGGCTGCGCGGGCTGCTGCCCCGGATGGCCCGCACGCTCTCCCCGGGCGAGGGCGGCCGCGTCGGTGTGGGCCGGGCGCTGGTCCGCGACCCCGACGCGTTCCTGTTCGACGAACCGCTCGCCCACCTCGACCCCGTCGAGCGCACCCGGATCCGGCGCGTGATCGCCGCGGCGGTGGCGCGGGCCGGGGTGGCGGCGCTCTACGTCACCCACGACCGGACCGAGGCGATGGCGGTGGCCGACCGGCTCGCGGTGCTGCGCGACGGCGAGGTCGTGCAGACCGACACCCCCACCCGCGTCTACGACCGGCCCGTCGACGTGTTCGTGGCCGACGTCGTCGCCGAGTCGGGGATCGGGCTGCTGCCCGCGCGGGTCGTCGTGGCCGACGAGCGCGCCGGGTTCGCCGTCGGGGCGCGCACCCTGCCGCTGTGGGCGCCGCCGTCGGCCGGGCTCGTCCCGGGGAGGCGGGTCGTGCTCGGGCTGCGGGCGGAGGTGGTCGGCGTCGCCGGGCCGGGCGCCGACCCCGGATCGGTGCGCCTGCCCGTCACGGTGGGGCGCGTCGAGCACACCGGGCACCGGGCCACCGTCGTCGGGGAGGTGGCGGTCCCCGGCGACGCCGACGGGGCGCGGCTGGTCGCCCGTACCGCCGAGCCGCCGCGGACGGGGGAGCGGGTCGAGTTCGTCGTCGACGCCCGGCGCGCGCACGTGTTCGACGCCGTCACCGGTCGCGCCCTGCTCCATCCCGGCGTTACACGGGGGACCGGACCTCACCAGAAGTGA